The stretch of DNA TAAATACacgacaatttttttttttttttgaaaactcaTTGAGTTGAACTGTATGCATGGAAATACTTGCCAGTCAAAATAGACATTTTTGTTATCACTGTCTGGATCGAACCATCCCCATATGATATAAATACCGAATTTAATCTAGAATATAATAAGTATACAAGTatccttaaaaaataaaagaagtactttcataaaaaaatacaaaagtatccttcaaaaataaaaataaaagtaaaataagtttataattctataaaattttaaaattttattttaacttttaaatttatatatatttttctcacttttttttaatttttaattttttaaatatttataaaaagttgatacttttagttcctaaaaaattcctataaaattaaaatagaaattaaaagtgaATACATTGTTTTAAAGACTAAACTTAAAATACcacaattttatagagactaaaaatatatttaagtcttaaaaaaatataaaagtaaccGGTAATTTTGATGGACATTTTTTCTCAATAAATTTAACTCTTAAGGgcataatttttctaaatttaaatttaaaattaaaatatacaatattaaCATTGAAATTTAGgcaacttttatatatatatatatatatattataaaaccaaaaaagaaaaaacaaaaattatataataaacataatatatataacaaattacaataaaaaaatatccacATATACACATTTTAGTTTTGGGGAGTTTTATGGTACAATtgaaaactaatatattttgggaatatcaaattaaaccacctatttttattctattttaaaataattaatatttatttattaaactatataaaaaaataatgaagttTTTTGGCTTCGACTATTATCTCTCCACCGCACCGTTTATTTGCCATTCTTCCCGTCTTTCTCCACCATTTTTCACTAAGAAAGTTGGAAACGAAAGCGCATAGTCGACGACACTAAAACGACAATAATGCAAACACGAACGAATTGAGAGTGAGATAGAGGAGAGATCTTTTCGCGGTGGTAGAAAAACATAAGAGAGTTCTTGTCACGATGGTGGAAGGACAACCAATGAAAACTAGTGATTTTGcgagaagaagaaaattagttttaaacttttgaattgataatgattttaattttaattaaaataaaaaaaaattaaatttaaggaattaaattaaataaaaaaatatatcgatataaataatataatcaacttaatatataatatataatactaatgtataaaaaattaatacatctattaattaaaaaattaagagtaGGAATATAGTCTTTTTTTAAAGACTATCATAAAAATTGTCATTAGTTTTTGTCCTTCACCTAGTTATCTATAATGAAAAAGTATAAGTGAAGATATTTTAGAGACCAATCCGATTCGaaacatagaaaaaaaaattgaaatgggaatatttaattttatcagtCTCAAAATCTTGACCacttaaaatatgttttagcAGTGTGCTTCATCTGGTTTTCACATGACAGGCTATATATGTTATTGCCACTAAACACAATCCTCTGCTGCATTAATTTTGTCTGTCAATTTGAGCAAATTgctttattaaagttataaatatCAATCAGCAAGTTAAAGATGTTGGAAGGAAAAGCTGTAGTGCGAGAGACAGACATGCCAGAGGTGATGCAGAACTATGTCATGGAGTTAGCTCATCAAGCTCTTGATGCACATGAAGTTTCTGATTGTCAGAGCATTGCTCATTTCATCAAACAGGTCTATCTTACAATATCCCATATATAATcaatgtttttattaaattttttaaaatgaaaaagaatagtGATTAAAAgcatgtaatattttttagataaagtGTTCTTActtttatgaaatataattcATTTGTAGTTGGATGTACTCACAATTTTGTAAAAACAGAAAGATAAAGATTTACACACAATAATGGAtgcaacatatattaaaattatataattaggaTTTTTGCTTCTAGcaatttgtaatttaatattcCTGTGATTCCCTAAAAATGAAACAGAGCCTTATCCCTATACTTTTTCCTttgaaatatacatttttttttaaaataaaataaaataaaataaagagatatgTATGTGTCTGTTTTCCTCAAATACTGGCCACAAAAACTTGCAAGGCAAGAAGAGAAAAACCATTATCCACTTATGTTGGAGAATGTATTAAAAGCAAAAGTTTGTAGAGAGGCTTAAAAAGGAATAAATGaagtagaataaaattaaatgaagtgAAGTGTAAAGAAGTTAAGAATTAAACAtcacatataaaataattttacattagaATTCAATATTTTGCCACACCAATGTACTTTTGAGTTATTTGGAAATtgtaatatttcattaaatattagtgtaaaactattttacattgATATTGTTTTGGTCATTAAACTAGtaaaattaatactttattataATGTTATATGTATATGGATTGAATCTTTCTCCTAGGAAACTATCTCTGTTAATTAACTTGTTTGGACAGAAACTTGATGAAACATATGGACCTGCATGGAACTGTGTGGTGGGAAATGACTTTGGATCTTGCATTACACATTTATGTGGAAGTTTCATATTCTTTCGAGTTGAGATGATGGAATTTCTTATCTTCAAAGATGGGAAGGACTTCACAGAAAGGAAGGAAGAAGCTATTGGAGTTCTGCAAAAAGCAGGAAACGAAGATTCATAAATTCTAAAATCTGAGTATGTATAGAAACTAAGTTGGATATTCCTAATTTACCTATGATAAACATAGgtaatattaatatttcaagAAAAAGTCATTAAAGgactaacaaaaaaaattgcagTGGCTCTTATATGTGTGCCTAGGATAAGATAATTTAAAACTCAAAAGTTAGGTAACTTTAATTTACTATTGTTGATATAAGGACGCATTGATGAATAAATATAGTGTACCTTGTTACGTGTGTAGCAATGTAAAGGTTTATTATTCATAGGCAGATTGGTCATAACATAAGGAAGGGGTAATCTGCATTCCaaagattaaatataataaactcGTTATTTTAAACCTCAGGATGCAGATTACCAAATCCTGAACCAATACTAATTAACTCTTCCAAGAACATGCAAATCAATGGCAATAGAGgaaacaacaaaatcaataataCATTGATAAAATGTTTGTACTAGATTGGATTGAGTTGAGTGTAACCATACCTTTGGGCTTggaaatttatagtttttaaagttgagaaatatattcttcTAGTGATATTTGGGACCAATGAAGAAATGATTAATGTTTGCAATATCTTAgtaagaattttatttatttattcatgttCTTTTGTAGCCAATAATATTACTTTGTTGACTgctttttgagaaaaaaaatatatataatcttcTACATGTATGATGAAAGATTCTTTCTATATATGTTCAACAATGCAATCATGAGAATAGCTAAATTTGAATGAGTTTGATGCTTACCCGCAGAGTTTAAATTGCAGTTGGTGGTCATGGATCATGGTTAATTCCCAATGTTAAATATTGCAAATAAAAAAGCACAATATTGTTATTACAATTGCAGTTGCATAATCCTCAAAATCTTTAATGTTGCAATCATGTTAGTCCTACAGAGGGTTCATGACAAATGGATAAGTTTGAATGACATTTTACAATTTTGAGtatctatattttaattcataaaaatgagagattattttaataaattcttACAATTTCAAGACCAATTTTACTATTACTAgaacattaattatatattttgaattgaaaaatcgTGTAGATTTGAATTGTATGCAGTTTTGACAGCATATACAATCTGAATCCGAAATAGTATAGATTATTCATCACCCATAGAAAGTAGTGTGACGGAAATGCTTGGGTGAGTTCCAGTATTATCATTTTTAGgggaaaaaagaaaagtaaaacgAGCAAGCTGACTTCCAGTGAGAAGCATGAAAAAAGCAATAATGATTATAACCACAATTGAAAAGCTTGTTAATACTCTATAATTTAAACATCACAAGCTTAGGCAAGGAGTGAAAatctttagaaaataattttgatatattcacATGTAAGTTTTTCCACCGTGAATTAACCACAATCCATTATTTATTAAccgtaaaaaaaatatttacagtTGGTGCATACCAAGTAAATTAACCAATCTTaatcattcttcaaaatcatacaaagttatttattttctctattaGTAGTTTTACTGGTTAATACTATATTCATGTGAAcgttatatttaataaaaactaaaattatgtagaaaaatatttaaaaatttgtaaacgtcatcttactaatattttagagtcctcaaactaatattttaaagtcCTCAAAATTTCGAGGCTATGTGCAGTGGTGCAACCTATACGAACTATGACCCGGTCATGTatgtgaataaaaaattatgattgtgTTGAAGTATCAATCCTTAACTTTCTTTCTTCGCTCTCTATTCCCTTAAGAGGATACAAATTCAATTAAACAATAACTAATTGTAGTTTAAAAACTAAAGTTTAGAAAAATAGGCTTGAAAAGTGAGTAAGTGATTTTGTTCTGTTCTAAATTTTAAAGTTCTAATCTAGGAGAAGGAATAGCTTCATATACGAATCATGAGGGCaacctttttgttttttgtggtTGCACTTTATGTTTTTCAGATAAGAATAGATGCTATTAATAGAAAACCACAAGTACTGCATCTGATTTCATGTAACCAATAATAGAATATGTTAGATTCATGGAtcgattttatatttaaatacttttttgggcataataattatattatttttctattgctATAATTAAGTGTTATATGTTGCAGCATCATTTGTGGGCTATGATCTCCTCTATTGTTCTATTTTGGAAATTATTCTTGAAGTGAATTTGAAAGGTATCCAATTGTTATAGGGAAAAGCATGTAGAAAAATTTGGGTATGGAATGTGATTACTAAAGTCGGGGACTATTTTGAGCAAGTTACAAGTTAACATGTAAATTAAGCAAATTTTTGATTGCATTAATCCTATAAACTCAAGCTTCTGTGCacgtaaatatatttatttagtttatttctCATTATTAACGAAAGTATCTATCCTAATGTTTAACATAACTGATAAAATATGTGGTCTTTTAAGGTGTATTTGGGAGTTGGAATTTGAAGgacttatttaataataaaataaaataaaggacactgtaaaatacttttaaaaataaatcaaaaatattaaatatatttcaaaatataaaattttccaTGGTCCTCTCCTACAAAATTCAACTCTCAAATGCACCTTTAAGTTGGGATGACAAAAATACTCAAACCTGCAGATATCTACGTCAAGAATGAGACCTATAACTTAACAAGTAtctatagataaaataaatagatattttgACTATCCGTTAGTTAATGAATATGCATGTAGATGTAAAGGGATCCGTATCCGCATATATCCGTATTcaatagtaaattaataaaattgatgtgttgaaataaattttatttatgtattaatgtattaataatttttacaatgaAGTTttgttacttattttatttatgtattaatgtactaatatttttatatgttattattattgttattattattttttttgttgttgataaaataggaaaaaaagtattatacataaagtaacaaaataaataatttttatatataaataataggctaaattacatctgtggtcccttaacttaatttcaggtaacgttttagtcatttatcttttttttttcttcccaacttggtcctttattttaattttaagtgacaatttgatataaTATTCACTAATACCCCACCAAATATCTAGTAAATGGAGCACATATATTGCTAAAATACAAATACCAGTTTTATTCaagaaatgaatgaaataataatattcGTTCCCTTAAGTTTGGATTATTAATTTTTGGGTGCAGATTCTTATTTTCGAGTGGGTTGgactttcaattttttgagaATTGTATCGGTTTTGCCAGAGTTTTGTATCATGCACCCCCACTTTAACTTTCCACTCCCATCTCAaatgaaaatatcatttttcctttgttcttatctataaaaatatctaaaaaatttacCATCTCTTTTTTCACTCATTTCATTCGACAATATCAATTTTTCGAAATCCAGAGTTCTGAACATTGTGAAGCTTCGAATCTTTCAAACTTTTGAAACCCAAAAGTATGAAATcctcaaaaattttgaaattttcaaaactaaatttttcagaatttcaaaaatttctaacaacatgaaactttcgaaatacaATTTTTACCAAATCCttcaaactttcaaaagtttctaacaacatgaaacttttgaaatacaattttttccATATCcttcaaactttcgaaagtttctaacaacatgaaacttttaaaatacatgtttttcaGAAATATGAAACATTCGAATATTTCAAacgtttcgaaagtttggaagTGATGAAAAGTTTCGAAGAATTTTTGGAAGTTTGGTATTCATTGAAAGTTCTAAAACTGTTTCGAAAATTTTGTAGCCATTGAAAGTTCTGAagcagtttttaattttttttttatttaatttttttttctattttttttattattgatatattgcaTTGCCTAGAACCAGAGGTGCCTTTGGCCAAATTATTTGCACTATTGCCCGATGCGTTATGATGGATGATAGTGGTGATGGAGcagagagaattccaccaacaacatcaaacatATGACATAATGAAGCAAACCGTCCATCTAGACAACATCGTTGTAGACAAGATGTTTAGGTTGATGTCGCTGAGCCTGCACAAATGGAGGAGGATGTGTCTGAGCCTGCACAAATGGACTAGGCTGAGGAGGAGCAGTATGCTAAAGAAGAGCAGATGCATGATGATGCTGATGAGGCTGACCTTGGTGTTGATGAGGCTGACCAAGATATCCTAGTTATTTCATAATTCTTCACACTatcattttaagttttatatttttctttaattatttctctATTTCTCATATTCAACTAAAATTTTTAACGAATCAACGACTGCATACTCAACGCTTACAAAACCGTTGTCAAaccatttttttaatgttgagGGATTTTTGAAAATGTGCTTAATATCAAAATTCTTAGTACGCATTTAATCTTATGGCCATTAGCTTAAGGcctctaattttaattaaagattGCAGGTTTAAATATTATAgattttatattgttatttcaatgttttttatattgttttttattttaagtaaaaatatacttatagttatttaagtttaatttaatttatgtttatgctctttaagtttattttattatgatttggTCCTTTAACCTATATTTTGTTTGCATcatagtcttttatttaattttagacgataattaattcaattgaaaGCTTTTGATCATTTAAAACTCTACAAAATGCTGCAACAATATGTCCTCCCTACTAATCTTTCAGAAAACATTCATCACATCTTATAAATGGTTTATATTTCTTAACAATAAGGTAACAATTGTCTATTCCCATAATCAATGTCTTTAATTTCTTTCACATGCAAAGTAGCTTGAACAATCAACTTGATCTGATGTTCAATTAGATCTTTATATTATATGACAGTAATTCGagaaatttttcaaacttaaaGAGTTGCATGcgtaatttaatatatcttaaagaCAAATGATGCAAATGAATGTAACTCAAAAGAACAAatcgaaaaaaataaacttaaagaaCCTAAGTGAAAATTGAACTAAACTTAAACagttaaatgtatatttttgcCTATATTTTAAGTAGATACGAAGTTACATAGAGCCccccaatatatatatatgttaaatatatttttaatccttCTAAATGTATCAACTCATTTTtggtctttttaaaaatttcttcgAACTTTTGTCcttctaaattttttgttaCTAATTTTAGTCTCTACTTTTTTACAAAAGCTTATGTCGCATGTTTTAATTGACTTTTTTAATGACATGTCAttgttatgattttaaaatatcattaacttcATAACTttactatataatttttaatttaacaatttaatatttaatttgaagatATAGATGAATCAATACAAATttaagattaaataattaaattattaaagtaatgatattttaaagtctTATTAATGATATGTCATCAAAAAGAGTAATTTGGAACATACGACGTGGAGTACTTTTGGCAAAACTGAGACTAAAATTGGTAATAGAAAATTTAGAATgatcaaaatttgaaactttttggctcaattgcagttttggttcccctattttagctgaatcacaaaAGTAGTTCCCTCATAttatttctcctcagttttggtccccaaacataattttggtccaaaacttgatgaagtttcatttttttttttgcatttatttaagtcacaccagtGGCGGGGCTTGACTAAATAGTTTGGGGTGGCCGacataaaattacaatatgtataaagcaaataatattatataacaaaaaataaagttataaaaaacataattaacttaaaatcatca from Cicer arietinum cultivar CDC Frontier isolate Library 1 chromosome 3, Cicar.CDCFrontier_v2.0, whole genome shotgun sequence encodes:
- the LOC101504153 gene encoding uncharacterized protein, which gives rise to MLEGKAVVRETDMPEVMQNYVMELAHQALDAHEVSDCQSIAHFIKQKLDETYGPAWNCVVGNDFGSCITHLCGSFIFFRVEMMEFLIFKDGKDFTERKEEAIGVLQKAGNEDS